The sequence TGAGGGGAGTTTAAATTGGATGGAAAACTTGCCTACTTGTACTCTTCTGCTGGTTTAATGCTTAACAGCCTGGAAATGCTTAACCACCACCGTACCTTCCTGTGAAAAACCAATGGCCAGTGAAGTTCCAGTCCACTGATGTCGGCGATATGAATATTTATAAGCGGCGTAAACTGTCTAACTTTCAGGGGAAATAAAgacacaggtgtgttttttttgtttgtttgtttcatatttttttattgaaaaaaaagagaaggaaatcaACGTAAACAAAGAGTTTCCAAATAATGGCACAAGAATAATATAACTTATTGCTTTTACTCATACATTCACGACCTGAATTCAATGTGATGGAACAACACAGAATAACagaggtttattttcttcttcttcttcttcttcttctttttcttatctTTGTCGATTCTTCAGTGACTTGGCCGAGGCACGAGCCCGCACACCCCGCTTCAAGTAAATTCAACTCCAGATGACTTTTAATACTGTATTCCTTCACCACGTCGGACAATGAGATGTGTTACATTCAGCATCAGTCATATACATACAGTCTGTACACCAGTCTCCTCCAGTCAAGGGAgcgtagtaataataatagtaataataatgacgatAATAACCCAACAGCGAGGCGACATTTGCAACTTATTAGAAACGATAGGCCTTTTTGTGGATTGTTCGCACACACTCGTCGCGTCATGGCGGCAAATGTGTCAAATTGTTTGCAAAAACGTTGTCATGCAGGATATCGCACATATCATGATATGACTTGAAATAGTGTTTCATTCGTCGAGTCCTCCCTTTTGCTTCCACTTGGtgtctaaaaaataaaaatatatttctgTACAAGCTCTATTAGTCCTTTAGGGTtagtgttaaaacacacacagcgtcTGGTCTTCAGAGGCCAAAGGGGAacgaaaaaaaaccaaaaaacaaagaagtccTTCTGTCCCGTCTGCTCCTCAGAGAACCGTGAGGTCGTGGCAGGACTTGGACTTCTGCCTGAAGGCCATCTTCTTGTTCTTGCGCGCCACCATGCGGCCCAGGAACCGCTTGGCCTTCTTGCCGATGCTCTCCCGGCGCCTGCAGTTGGCCATGCGCCGCGCGTTCTCCTCCTTGCTGTCTTTCCTCAGGCGGATCTGCCGGACGATGCCCTCGAACAGGTCCTGCACGTTGTGGTGGAGGGACGCGGACGTCTCGATGAACTTGCAGTCGAACACCACCGCGCAGGCGCTTCCCTctgtggaagagagagagagatggaaaattAGAGGTGAAGTAAATGtctattctttcttctttctctttcttctactatactgatatatatatatatatagggatGATTTCATATGATACTGAGTGTCAGTATCAGGCCGATACTGGGAACAATCCCTGGATCAGATACGGggaaaaatttaaatatgaCATATAATGTCTATAAATCACATGACGTGGTTCATTAACCACAGATGACACGCGGTGTGGAGAGtcgtgtgtcatgtgaccaggacGTGAGTGACACCTGCTGATGTCTGCTCCACGTGGTGATGGAACAGTAGTCTTTGAAGTGCCTGATAACAGCTAATGAGGTAGAAATTCACGGTTGTATTAAATGACCCTTAAACTTTGTCTCAGATTTGACACTTTTCTTTGACCAAAATCCAATTATTTCCACCAGTATCTGACCGATACCAGAACAGCTTATCGGCTCATCTCTACTGCATTACAGCTTAAAAGCTTCAATTGATACAAATTAGATTTGGCCCCTGATCTATAAATCCATTTCCTCTGACCCTCCAAATCTCTATTGGCTTATCACCCTCGCATCCGgtgcaggtttttttgttttagggcTCAATTGTAACTCGATTAACGTGACTCACCGTCCACAGACACCTCTCTGGACCGCACCAGGTCGCTCTTGTTGCCCACGAGGATGATGGGAATGTTCTCCGACTGCCTGGCCCGGCGGAGCTGGATGCGCAGCTCGGAGGCCTTCTCGAAGCTGGACTTGTCCGTCACGGAATACACGATGATGTAAGCGTCTCCCATCCTCATGCACTGGTCCTTGAGCCACTGGCTGTTAtcctgcaggaggagagagagagagagagagagagagagagtgtcagtCATGGGCCTGATTCCATATCTATGATGAGTGGATGTAAATGGACACAAGGCTGCATCAATAATGTATCGCTCACCTGTTCCCAGATGTCATACAGCACAATGGATGCCTCCTCCTCGTCCACCACGATACATCTGTCATAAGTGTTTCCtgaaaaggggagaaaaaaaggaaatatgatATTACACACATGATAAAGCATGTGATCATACATCAGACTTTAAGATTCCCCCCCTTTGTGTCTCACTGGAAATGTTAATAATTGATGCCATAGTAAAAGTAAGAGGCAAACTTTATCACGTCATAgataataaatgaacacatcTGAATGATTCTATTTATAAAGAATGCCATTTTATTATGATGCTGCTCATTTTAAAGGATATAAGAGTGAGATTTTCCAAGTGTGACTGGATAAAATGGAATACAGAAAAGTAAATCATTAGGAGAAAAACCCATTTGAGTAAATGTAagtaataaatgtaaaaatacagaaGATGCTGTCATTTATCTCTGCAGGTTAATCCTCtatgtaattaaaatgtattggGTTCATAATTGTTCAGTGATATATAAACTAAACTGACATGAGACAGACTTAATTATATGACCCCACAGACAATGGACAGgattgtatctgtgtgtgtgcgtgcgtgggaGTGTGAGTCACCCCCCACATCACCGTTTACCTGCTTCATCGCAGTCGTGACCAGGGTCCTCCACGCCCCCAAACACGCGCGCCAGGCTGGACTTGCCGACCCCGTGCTCGCCGAGCAGAACCACCTTGTACACCTGAGACTCCGCCTCGCTGCCGGTGGAGATGACCGAGTCGGAGGAGTCCGAGGCGCAGCTGTCCCGGTGCTGCTCGCTCGGCGAGTACGAGGTGCAGCGCAGGAGGTTGGAGAGCTCGTCCGTCTGGCCGGTCTCTGGCATCGTGGCGCGCAGGTCACGGTCGTCCACGGGCATGCTTCTCCTGTGCAGGTTGGGCAGGTTCATGGGGAAAGGCACgctccctctcctcttgtcCATGTTCCGCAATTTGTCTCCCTTGTTCAAAGTCATTGTGCGCTTGTATGTCAAGGATCTGTGGACACAGGCGCCGTGCGTAAATCTATGACCAATGTCACTTTTATCTGGAATCATAATGGATTTTGAACCACATATTTATCCAACTCTGCAAGAAATCGGCGTCGAAGACACTTACCTGGTGCTGACAATTAAATCCAACGAGGGGAATCGAATAAATCCTTGGTTTTGAGGAGTTGCTGTGGCCGTAAAAGCGGTTTTTGCTTTGAGTCTGGTGAGACTCGCCGCTCAGTGTATTTATAAAGGGCTGGGAGTGACGTAGGCAGGGATTCGCCCCTGAGAATCACGTCTCCGTTTCATTACAGTGGTGCGTAACGGTCACATCatccagaggaggagggggggcgTATGAGCGCGCAGAGGAATCTCCCTTCCGCATCACCAAATGGAGCTTTCATCTGAGGGGGCGGCCAGGGATGGATCCTTGAAGAGGGGAAGCCCACTTAAAGCCAGCGAGAGATGGgctataaatatttaatatttcatttaggAGACAAATTTAGATGTGGTGGAAGGATATCCACATGATGCAACAATTAGTGTatgggtgatgatgatgaatgctTTTATGGAAATGTGATCTCCTGTGTTGATTTTGAGCTTGGGGTGGGGGTCATCGCTGCTCCTGTTTTATCTTTAATGCTTTCTTATCTAATTTTAACGGTAAAAGCACAACTGTATAACCAGGGTGTGCACGGGGGTGGGGGGCAGGGGGCATACATCTCCCCACCCAGTGCCCTAATGGATAAAAACGGATCACTTGAGTCACAAACCAGGATTTTGGATGATTGAATGAGATTAGGTCATgcaaaatatgtgtgtgtgtgtgtgggagggggggggataaaagaaaatcacattgaTAAATTCACCTGTTTACGTGCGCACATGGTAGTTTTAGACATTGAGGGTGACTTTGGCTCCGTAATTTTCTGCTGACCGGCACTTTCCACTATTCATATTGGTTCTAGTTGTTAGTTTTTGTCATGTGTTACTCGTATCGAGTCATTGAGTTCTTGCTTGGTGTCACTTTTGGTGACGTtctcttgttttatccacaaaccaaaattattcggTTTCgatgatttcttttgttatgtggagcaaagaaaccagaaaattttcacatttgagaagctgaactAATCCTCACAGTGGCGTTGTCGTGTGGAGGTTCATACAGAGGTCCACGTGAAATTCAGTCCCCAGGCTCGGGTTGATTTTGACCCCAGGTCACACTGTCGACATGCCTGCCTCTTtggcagtcttgtataaagtatctaaaataggtatatttgagtaaaagtacaaaaatcTTTGCAATATTGAGTCAATATACTATACTTAAAGGGCCATTTCcccattttttccccacttggtcaaatgaagaatacatttaaaatcattatgatgttGCTGGGtgaagagcagtgtagggcttttatttttttgaaggaagtgactttgacgttgacttttttttggttcccaatttcctctgttgttgtggtgaatgagacatgtatctcatatccactgtctgatgatcgaataacacatttatctctggaaataagtaaaagaaaacaatattttgggGGGTGAAGTGGCCTAAATTGCTCCTgatgctgtatgaatgtgtgagtgagtgggtgtgaataggtgaatggcaaaactgtataaagcagctcatcaagactagaaaatctctatataaatatagaccaATACCAAACTCGTcttctttttctgattttatttggtggtaACGAGTAACGAAGATAGTTAGGGGGAATTGTAGTAGAGTAATAGTcggtgcccttttaattttgCCCCCCCGCCCtttaaaatgtctgtgcacgccactgacTGTAAAGTGAGAATGACATATTATTGATTTGGAAACTCGTGGCTGCAGTAGATGCATTCATTTTGTTCGTATTACAGAATATAAGAAAGGggcaaatacagtatgtatttttttaactcATACATATTCCACTCACGTACACAGCGGCATCCATTCATCAGTCATCACACCATCCCATTATCATTCCACTCACCACCTTGTTGTCTGAATAACAAAGGCACGGTTGAAGCCATGAACCCCATCATTCATTGTCCTTGATTTCACTGAACCGTAGTGTTTTATTAGCCCCAACATTGTATTTagtgcaaataaatgaatgaaaatgaaaatgaaaacatatatataaatggtAGGAGCACACTTAGATATCATATAGATGGTATGTTTGGTTACAGTGAAGCATGTGACCCATTCTGTGGCACATTCtgacctttaaaaatgttcatataTTGACATTGTAGTGGATGTCCATGGATTGCGACCTGCAGTACACAAAAGGATGTGCTTTACTGTCTACAGTCACATCAGTATGGTGTgttgctgccccctgcaggtagCTTCACATCTTACATTGATTTGAAACTCATAAACATGATGATTTCTGCTGAGAAatgtgaatgaacacatgaaaaagtAACGAGACAGAGAGGTAAGTGTTACCTTAATGTGTTCACTGACTCCTTAATGTGTTCACTGCCTCCTggatgcatttttatttgacagagTCAGTGTTTTGATGTGAGTTTGATtgaatttaataataaaaactgaataaagaaATGGAATATTCACTGCTTTATTGTTGAATAAATGCATTTCTATACATTATCAATTTACAATTCAGGAAAAAGGGTATATTCATCGTATATATTTTGTCGTATTTTATTAATCTGTTACTTTTCTTATTGTTTATCGAGGAATGGGCTGAGAACCCACGAATATTTGTTTATGAATAATGAattttaacaaataatacaGCAACTTGTTTTTACCTTTACCTTTATTATTAAAGATTGAACAAACATACATTAATTCATAAATTTAGATTTGTGAATATGAAatttctgttgcttttttttaacgaGGGCTACGCTCCGTGACGTCACACGCTCCGGCTCCAGGAAACCGGAAGTCAGCCCTTTTAACGTGTCACTGCGCATGTGCGAGCCTCTCGTGTCTTCGACCTCTACTTGAAACCGGTAACAAAACTGTGTCCGAGTCAAATTTATGCTAGAttaactgtgttgtgtgtgtgactccgtGTCGTTATTGTTCCACTGTCTACACGTCTGTGCTGTGCATTTGTCTGCGTGACAGTGTTTAGCGTCTTTCGGTCGGTTTTGCAGCTAACGTTGACCtcacttctctgttgtgtgtccGTTTACGGTCATATGAAGGAAACGGACCATTCCACtaactgctgtgtttcttgCTCTGCTTTGACAGACTCTTGACTTCAGTCCACCTCCTGAGTTTGACCTGAGCAGTGACCAGTGCTTCCCTTCGTGATGTTTGCCTGTGCTAAATTCGTCTCCACGCCCTCACTGGTGAGTCTTCGTGGATAAAAGCACATTAAACATTCAACTGCTAGTCCGCTTCTGTATTACAGGGCTGCAACGTTGAACTGACTAAATTCAACTATTCGGACACTTGatcaattttaaataaattcgacttttgaaatgttttatttgcttcataaaacaaagaaataattaaaactgaataaatgtggtttgtggacaaaatcatttgagaaaatcatcatgtATATGTTTCGGGTAGTACCACAAATATCATTTTAAGATGGCACCTTCCTAGTTCTTTTGTATCATGGACTAACATGTCCCTTTTACATctttatttgttcatgtttcattttcaaagatGTTGggtatgtttttttcattacctTTTAACTGTAAATTTCCTCATTGTGGGACGAATAAAGGACTATTTTATCGTATATGTCATTAAGCCTAGTATTAGCCGTCGTAACAGATCAGTAGCTCATTTTATGTAAGCAACACTGTGTCTAAAGTTGTTTTATGTTCTTCACACAGATCCGTATTGGATCTCGGGGATTGTACAGGCCACTCTCGTCAGCAGTGGTGTCAGATGCCAGGAGAGCAGAGGTTAGTAGTTATCTGTACTCCATATTATACATGATATACTGACAATGAATATTCATCAATGAGTGGCACTTAACCCATAACAAAATAATAGTGGTACCTGCAACTTCACAGTAGCAGCAGTATGACCGACAACAGAGTTGtctgttcttctttctctctaaaCTTAAGTCaagaatattatttatttttattgatggTGACCATTTTAAGAACTACTGTGCTGCTCTGTTATAGTTGCAAATACAAGTATTGGATCAAGACTCTGTATTGGCAGATAGTGAAAAGTAAAATGATGGGTTTGGGATCAGGGTTAATAACTGATGTCACTTTTGTATTTCAGACCACTTCCCTCCTGTCACCACCAGGCATTGCTGCCTCCCAGCAGCAGGTGGCACTGCGAGGTTTCCAGACCAGTGCCGTGAGCCGTGACATTGACACTGCTGCGAAGTTCATCGGCGCAGGAGCTGCCACTGTGGGAGTGGCTGGATCAGGAGCTGGAATTGGAACAGTGTTCGGTAGCCTTATCATTGGTTATGCCAGGTAAATTAAATGCATCGCCTGAAAAattacacacttgtttttaatctcCCAACAACGAGTTTCTGAGCTGGCTCTCTTCTTCTCAACAGGAACCCTTCACTGAAGCAGCAGCTGTTCTCTTATGCCATCTTGGGCTTTGCTCTCTCTGAAGCTATGGGTCTCTTCTGCCTGATGGTTGCTTTCCTAATTCTGTTCGCTATGTAAACACGATCTGTATTTGCTCTAAAGATGTACAATCACAACTTCTCCAACAattgttttgactgtgtgtctttttaaatggtGCGACAAGCTCAACCTACACGGTAGTTTCTGAAAGATTGTGAAACTCTGGCAAAACCCAAATCATATTTTGATGATGGTTTTGTCACTATATTGTATATTAATTGTATGTTCTGTTAACAAACATGCAGCCAGTaacagaattaaaacatttaattaatcagaacgtgtgtgtgtacatttgtaatggttgtttttgttttgttatgcatgcatgtatgtgtgtgtaaatatgaatatatgtatgtatgtgtgtgtgtgttacatagCTTCAGTGCTGTTTCAGATAAATctgaatatatgtgtgtgtgtgtgtgtgtgtgtgtgtgtgtatatatatatatatatatatatatatacacacaaatatatatatatatatatatatataattataatatttagtATCTTGGCAACATTACATAAACCTGAGTAGCAGCTTGTGTTTTCCAACTGCTTTCATGAGTAGggtaataaaaaatatactACAAGGATCTGAGaagtcaggttttttttttgttttttttttacctggcaACCTGGACCACAGTACTCAAAAGTTCTGGGTTTATTGTAATCTCAATATATACCCACTGTGATTTAAATCCCAAACATTATTTAATGAAAATTTAATACATTAAAGTGAGTTTCTATTCTGGCCATTTCTGATCAAGGTTGTTTATTTTGAACCCCTGTTGtcaaaaaaagcagaaaacaaatcatgtttgttttgttagcCAGCAGTTATTTTCATCAATAATTAATTGTTCCCTGTAAACTAATCTCAACAAAGgttgaacacatgaacatggtTTAGTTTCCAATTTGCTTGTATTGAAACAATTGCTTAATGATGCTTCCAGGCCGATTAAATGATGAAACATGGTATTCAGGGCCTTCACAACAAATTGTTGGTCATTTTACGGTTATGTAAATAAGGAATGACAAAAATACAACTCAATAATTAAACGGGATTGAatcttatttaaaacaaacaaacaacggTTTTCAGGCGGAACCAAATATTTCCATTTCCGGTGGGACGGATTTGAAGAACGTACGCGCCGGTGTTCATCGGTTAGCCTGTCATGTGTCCatgtttgaaagtgaaatttacagtaattaaaataatttgacaCTTGTCAGTTATAAAGGTTAATGGtcgcaaaataaacaaatgtttccagTAAGTCAGCTTTTCAATGCGGGGAGGATAATCACCTTTAAATGTGGGAAACTAACGCCGTCACATCTATGGTGGTTTTGCTCGTTTCCCTGTCACTCTGCTGCCGAAGTTGTGAGGAAAGGAGCCGCCAAAAAGCAGGTACAACAAACTACAGAATGAgcttttgttgttctttattAAGTATATTATATTGTCTCTTTAGTTGTTATATTTTCATGCAGGTTGTTTATCATCCACCCTCTTGCTTCCTCTcacaaaaaacacctgaaaataAGTTTACTCGACCATAACTAAGTCCAACAGCAAACTATTCTTTTGTATAGTTTGTATACAATAAATTCTATAATTTTGAGAATGGCATGCATGcaagcaaataaacatttaagtaaataaatcattaatggGGTAGTACTTCACTTTGTTTCCCACTAGATGGCGCCATATGTCTGTGGTTAGTGGAAAATTAACTTGAGGAAGAGAATGTcgatgaaaacaaatgtggatAAATAACAGGAGTGAGTGTTTttacatgtgtatgtttgtattttgtgtctttctggTGTGTTTGAATGGTCACTGTTACTATTACACAACAAATGTCCAATTTATTTTGGAATCAATCCCATCTGAGATTTAGCAGGCAAGATGCAGTACAGCAATTTTATATTCTTCTTAAACTTAACGGGAAAGGTAAATTATCCAAATCTAAAATGTACTGTAGTCATTTTGTCCCAGTTAATTATTTACTGTCCCTTTTCTGAAGCATCTGCCCATGAATCTGTTTGTATCAGGtaatcaaaaaacacacaaaagaaagaacTCCTTGTCAACAAGTACTGGATGTCTTTGACCAGCAGTACAGTCAGGATCTTGGAGACTTGTGGGCATCTGCAAGGTAAATTTTGCCTGATACAATTACAGCAGACTATACACAGACAGTGACTGTACCaacatttggtttgttttgctcCCACAGATCACTGCTCCTGGATCCGCGATCCTGGCAATATGGTGTCATGCTCAACCGCTTTACAGCCGGGACAGATGTTAGACAGATTCTCCAGTCGCAGGGTTTTTCCATGTTCCTGCCACCAACAGAAGTGTCCACGCGGCTCTCTGATGCCTCTGAAAAGCAGACAGGGAAAGACTCTCTGATGTCAACTCGTGGCATCTCCACGTGTCCTCCTGTTGACTCCCATCCCCAGTGTGACAGCACCTCTCATGTGCTCAGTCAGGACCTTCAATCAGAGCTGTTTCTCACTTCACCCCGTCCTTCACTGCAGTGTTACATCCACCCATACCCACTCAGATTTCCCTCCCAGCCTCACAGGCCGGGCCAGCTGAAGCAGTACTACCTTCTGAATGCTGCCTCTCTGCTCCCAGTGCTGGCTTTGCAAGTCAAAGATGGGGAAAAGGTTTTGGATCTTTGCTCTGCTCCTGGTGGCAAAGCCTTGGCCATAATGCAGTGTGCCACGCCAGGTAAAACGAGCAATTTTCATACAGATTTGCAGAccttttttaactgtttttaaacTGTCTGTTACACTGAAACAGTTGACAAATGAGTTTGCATAATCATTAGGGTCACACACTAGATTATGTTGAGTAAAAACACTTTTGGAGACAGTCTCTGTT is a genomic window of Solea senegalensis isolate Sse05_10M linkage group LG7, IFAPA_SoseM_1, whole genome shotgun sequence containing:
- the nsun3 gene encoding tRNA (cytosine(34)-C(5))-methyltransferase, mitochondrial, with translation MFPVSQLFNAGRIITFKCGKLTPSHLWWFCSFPCHSAAEVVRKGAAKKQVIKKHTKERTPCQQVLDVFDQQYSQDLGDLWASARSLLLDPRSWQYGVMLNRFTAGTDVRQILQSQGFSMFLPPTEVSTRLSDASEKQTGKDSLMSTRGISTCPPVDSHPQCDSTSHVLSQDLQSELFLTSPRPSLQCYIHPYPLRFPSQPHRPGQLKQYYLLNAASLLPVLALQVKDGEKVLDLCSAPGGKALAIMQCATPDLLCCNEPDPHRRNWLTKTLESFLPLSQHNKVIVSAQDGQCFGQSEAVTYDKVLVDAPCSNDRSWLYSSSSQQGEQRLKERAGLPTLQTRLLKSALSLVRPGGLVVYSTCTLSNSENYAVVETVLRDCPEAEPEDLWEEIAIPYSKHFAFGPPYPGHGQTSHHRLGILVVPQPGKTWGPMFLSRIRKRT
- the LOC122772031 gene encoding ATP synthase F(0) complex subunit C3, mitochondrial-like translates to MFACAKFVSTPSLIRIGSRGLYRPLSSAVVSDARRAETTSLLSPPGIAASQQQVALRGFQTSAVSRDIDTAAKFIGAGAATVGVAGSGAGIGTVFGSLIIGYARNPSLKQQLFSYAILGFALSEAMGLFCLMVAFLILFAM
- the rrad gene encoding GTP-binding protein RAD; its protein translation is MTLNKGDKLRNMDKRRGSVPFPMNLPNLHRRSMPVDDRDLRATMPETGQTDELSNLLRCTSYSPSEQHRDSCASDSSDSVISTGSEAESQVYKVVLLGEHGVGKSSLARVFGGVEDPGHDCDEAGNTYDRCIVVDEEEASIVLYDIWEQDNSQWLKDQCMRMGDAYIIVYSVTDKSSFEKASELRIQLRRARQSENIPIILVGNKSDLVRSREVSVDEGSACAVVFDCKFIETSASLHHNVQDLFEGIVRQIRLRKDSKEENARRMANCRRRESIGKKAKRFLGRMVARKNKKMAFRQKSKSCHDLTVL